From Streptomyces durmitorensis, a single genomic window includes:
- a CDS encoding aminoacyl-tRNA hydrolase: MSSDQSAGNPQPQDIQDPQDSPFRVAQTTRDEAPQFVLPLVARIERAEPPHRTDALETAARAVLVMLDDERSLGEGEWAQAMRDWQDARIRKVVRRARGAEWRRAEALPGITVTGKSAEVRVFPPVPLDGWPKDLARLQVSGTDLDDPEPVPPADATAPVLWMNPDVDMSAGKAMAQAGHGAQLAWWELSDEERAAWRDAGFALSVRTPDAALWRELVASGLPVVRDAGFTEIAPGSCTVVADHPALR; the protein is encoded by the coding sequence GTGAGCAGCGACCAGTCCGCCGGGAACCCCCAGCCGCAGGACATCCAAGACCCCCAGGACAGCCCGTTCCGCGTGGCGCAGACGACACGCGACGAGGCACCGCAGTTCGTGCTGCCGCTGGTGGCGCGCATCGAGCGCGCCGAGCCTCCGCACCGTACGGACGCCCTGGAGACCGCGGCCCGCGCGGTGCTCGTCATGCTCGACGACGAGCGGTCCCTGGGCGAGGGAGAGTGGGCGCAGGCCATGCGGGACTGGCAGGACGCCCGGATCCGCAAGGTGGTGCGGCGGGCCCGCGGCGCCGAGTGGCGGCGGGCCGAGGCGCTCCCCGGCATCACCGTCACAGGCAAGTCGGCGGAGGTCCGCGTCTTCCCGCCGGTGCCGCTGGACGGCTGGCCCAAGGACCTGGCGCGGCTCCAGGTGTCCGGCACGGACCTGGACGACCCGGAGCCGGTACCGCCGGCGGACGCGACCGCGCCGGTCCTGTGGATGAACCCCGATGTCGACATGTCGGCCGGCAAGGCGATGGCGCAGGCGGGGCACGGCGCCCAACTGGCCTGGTGGGAGCTGTCGGACGAGGAGCGCGCGGCCTGGCGCGACGCCGGATTCGCGCTCTCGGTCCGCACCCCGGACGCCGCGCTCTGGCGCGAACTCGTGGCGAGCGGCCTGCCGGTGGTGCGGGACGCGGGCTTCACGGAGATCGCGCCGGGTTCCTGCACGGTGGTCGCCGACCACCCGGCCTTGCGCTGA
- a CDS encoding darcynin family protein — MTTETTAPPVTAFMLIKTQPEWLAMTPQERVNAFTTQVIPAIKAKTTGVRSRFYDTEFYSTRVTDVWVWEADDHEAYQLLIDALRETPFWDRYFEVVDLLVGAENGYARTYGLEPVATIST, encoded by the coding sequence ATGACCACTGAGACAACCGCACCGCCGGTCACCGCGTTCATGCTCATCAAGACCCAGCCCGAGTGGCTCGCCATGACCCCGCAGGAACGGGTGAACGCCTTCACCACCCAGGTGATCCCCGCGATCAAGGCCAAGACCACCGGAGTCCGGTCACGCTTCTACGACACGGAGTTCTACTCCACCCGCGTCACCGACGTCTGGGTCTGGGAGGCCGACGACCACGAGGCCTACCAGCTCCTCATCGACGCCCTGCGCGAAACCCCGTTCTGGGACCGCTACTTCGAGGTCGTCGACCTCCTCGTCGGCGCCGAGAACGGCTACGCCCGTACGTACGGCCTCGAACCGGTGGCTACGATCAGTACCTGA
- a CDS encoding NAD(P)H-binding protein — MIVITAPTGNIGRHLLPLLLESAPARGEELRVIVRDPARLPDAVRERTEVITGSHGDAEVVDRAFEGADAVFWLVPPDASLTPEDAYSGFTGPAAKALVAHGVGHVVGVSALGRGTPVAGSAGLVTASLALDDLIAGTGVAYRALANPSFFENLLEEADSIREKGVFTDAVDADRRAPLVSVADIAAVAAGLLLDRSWTGSDSVPVLGPQDLSPDDLARIMTEQLGRPVRYACQPLDELRATLLGYGLNEAFVQGIVDMKRAKNEGLDAGVARTPGATSLTTFEEWCAKTLRPAVIS, encoded by the coding sequence ATGATCGTCATCACTGCTCCCACCGGGAACATCGGCCGCCACCTGCTGCCCCTGCTCCTGGAGTCCGCCCCCGCCCGCGGCGAGGAACTGCGCGTGATCGTGCGCGACCCCGCACGGCTTCCCGACGCGGTGCGCGAACGCACCGAGGTGATCACCGGCTCGCACGGCGACGCCGAGGTCGTCGACCGGGCCTTCGAGGGCGCGGACGCCGTGTTCTGGCTCGTCCCGCCGGACGCCTCCCTGACCCCCGAGGACGCCTACTCCGGCTTCACGGGCCCCGCCGCGAAGGCCCTCGTCGCTCATGGCGTCGGCCACGTCGTCGGCGTCTCGGCGCTCGGCCGCGGCACCCCGGTCGCAGGCAGCGCGGGACTGGTCACCGCTTCGCTCGCCCTGGACGACCTCATCGCGGGCACCGGCGTCGCGTACCGCGCCCTGGCCAACCCGTCCTTCTTCGAGAACCTCCTGGAGGAGGCCGATTCGATCCGCGAGAAGGGCGTCTTCACCGACGCCGTCGACGCCGACCGCAGGGCTCCCCTCGTCTCCGTCGCCGACATCGCGGCCGTCGCCGCGGGCCTGCTCCTCGACCGCTCGTGGACCGGCAGCGACAGCGTCCCGGTGCTCGGCCCGCAGGACCTGTCCCCCGACGACCTGGCCCGCATCATGACCGAGCAGCTCGGCCGACCCGTCCGCTACGCATGCCAGCCGCTCGACGAGCTGCGCGCCACTCTCCTCGGCTACGGCCTCAACGAGGCGTTCGTCCAGGGCATCGTCGACATGAAGCGGGCCAAGAACGAGGGCCTCGACGCGGGCGTCGCTCGCACTCCGGGCGCCACCTCCCTGACCACGTTCGAGGAGTGGTGCGCCAAGACCCTCAGGCCCGCCGTCATCTCCTGA
- a CDS encoding LysR family transcriptional regulator, whose protein sequence is MTCGPEPVVDANLAVALDALLTEQSVTRAAARLRTSPAAMSRTLARLRRVLQDPLLVRAGQTMVPTPRAEALREEVAAVVHRLGALLAPGAGVDPADLRRTFTLQAADLVGAALAPGLLELAGQEAPGVSLRVRAEELEAGPALRDGRIDLEVGSIDHIDPETRVEELVTLRMAAAVRPGHPLTDGPLTPDRLAAAEHVVVSRRGRFTGPLDAALAERNLRRRVAVVLPSHLAAMTLAARSDVVCLVPTALPGATPSPLTDPATTLGLRVLDIPVPLPLLTIGMAWHPRHAADAGHHWLRDAVRRTLRAPGGPAS, encoded by the coding sequence ATGACCTGCGGTCCAGAGCCTGTTGTCGACGCCAATCTCGCCGTCGCGCTGGACGCCCTGCTCACCGAGCAGAGCGTCACCCGCGCCGCCGCACGCCTGCGCACGTCCCCCGCCGCCATGAGCCGCACGCTCGCCCGCCTCCGCCGCGTCCTCCAGGACCCGCTGCTTGTCCGGGCCGGCCAGACCATGGTCCCCACCCCGCGCGCCGAGGCCCTGCGCGAGGAGGTCGCCGCGGTGGTGCACCGCCTCGGGGCGCTGCTCGCTCCCGGCGCCGGCGTCGACCCCGCCGACCTGCGACGGACCTTCACCCTTCAGGCGGCCGACCTGGTCGGCGCGGCACTGGCTCCCGGGCTGCTCGAGCTGGCCGGGCAGGAGGCGCCGGGGGTCTCCCTGCGGGTCCGGGCCGAGGAGCTGGAAGCCGGTCCCGCCCTGCGCGACGGCCGGATCGACCTGGAGGTCGGATCCATCGACCACATCGACCCCGAGACCCGGGTCGAGGAGCTGGTCACCCTCCGCATGGCGGCGGCCGTCCGGCCCGGCCACCCCCTCACCGACGGGCCCCTGACCCCGGACCGACTCGCGGCAGCCGAGCACGTCGTGGTGAGCCGCCGCGGCCGGTTCACCGGCCCCCTGGACGCCGCACTGGCCGAGCGGAACCTTCGGCGGCGGGTCGCCGTCGTCCTGCCCAGCCACCTGGCCGCGATGACCCTCGCGGCCCGCAGCGATGTCGTCTGCCTCGTCCCCACCGCGCTCCCCGGCGCCACCCCCTCTCCCCTGACCGACCCCGCCACCACCCTCGGCCTGCGCGTCCTCGACATCCCCGTGCCCCTGCCGCTCCTGACCATCGGCATGGCATGGCACCCACGCCACGCGGCCGACGCGGGACACCACTGGCTCCGCGACGCCGTCCGCCGGACACTTCGCGCACCCGGAGGCCCGGCCTCCTGA
- a CDS encoding TetR/AcrR family transcriptional regulator, whose product MGTRADGTVDTKLDGRVERGNQTRRLVLRRTVDIASVEGLDALSVGRIATELKLSKSGVFALFGSKEELQLATVRAAGRIFLGNVVEPAHQSPPGLGRVWQLCARWLDYSEQRIFPGGCFFYGVIAEFDAREGAVHDALVRANHDWTGQVERCLTEARDTGELRPDADVPQLAFEFIALMETANAHSVLHDEPDAYRRAAIAITARLRAAATDPSLVPRLP is encoded by the coding sequence ATGGGCACCAGAGCCGACGGCACGGTCGACACCAAACTCGACGGCCGCGTCGAGCGCGGCAACCAGACCCGGCGCCTGGTCCTGCGCCGCACGGTCGACATCGCCTCGGTCGAGGGCCTGGACGCGCTGTCGGTCGGCCGGATCGCCACCGAGCTGAAGCTCAGCAAGAGCGGGGTCTTCGCGCTCTTCGGCTCCAAGGAGGAGCTGCAGCTCGCGACCGTCCGCGCGGCGGGACGCATCTTCCTGGGCAACGTGGTGGAACCGGCCCACCAGTCACCGCCCGGCCTCGGCCGCGTGTGGCAGCTGTGCGCGCGCTGGCTCGACTACTCGGAGCAGCGGATCTTCCCCGGCGGCTGCTTCTTCTACGGGGTGATCGCCGAGTTCGACGCCCGCGAGGGGGCGGTGCACGACGCGCTGGTCCGCGCCAACCACGACTGGACCGGCCAGGTGGAGCGCTGCCTCACCGAGGCGCGCGACACCGGCGAACTGCGCCCGGACGCCGATGTCCCCCAGCTCGCCTTCGAGTTCATCGCCCTCATGGAGACGGCGAACGCGCACTCGGTCCTGCACGACGAACCGGACGCCTACCGCAGGGCGGCCATCGCCATCACGGCCCGGCTGCGCGCTGCGGCGACGGACCCGTCGCTGGTGCCTCGACTCCCCTGA